A genomic segment from Tolypothrix sp. NIES-4075 encodes:
- a CDS encoding site-2 protease family protein, which translates to MLTASETPIITAIVLVFFGILAWGFYRARPFGKLGILAWLQSVVLMTPWLLFFGLFAAGIYINIVGVLFLLVGSTALYIFLGRKLRSAGQDAILRQRATERIAATPALETPENTVNAELKLEEPRIPEEELNAIKGIFGLDTFFATEAIAYQQGAIFKGNLRGEPEEVHKRLTASLEERLGDKYRLFLVENPDTKPVIIVLPSSNDPRPSTISQKIFAGILFIATIATCLEAAGLLLRFDFFENPSRFAEALPIAAGILTILLIHELGHWLLARHHQIRLSLPFFLPAVQIGSFGAITRFESLLPNRKVLFDIAIAGPAAGGIASLVTLIIGLLLSHQGSLFQLPNEFFQGSILVGSLARIILGSALQSSVVDIHPLVVIGWLGLVITAINLMPAGVLDGGRIVQAIYGRKTAGRVTVATLIVLGIASLANPLAMYWAIVILFLQRDLERPSLNEISEPDDARAALGLLALFLMIATLLPLTPALAGRLGIG; encoded by the coding sequence ATGCTTACTGCTTCAGAAACTCCTATTATTACGGCAATCGTGCTGGTTTTTTTCGGCATTTTGGCTTGGGGCTTTTATCGCGCCAGACCTTTTGGTAAACTGGGCATCTTAGCTTGGTTGCAGTCGGTGGTGTTGATGACTCCTTGGCTGTTGTTTTTTGGTTTGTTTGCCGCCGGGATTTACATCAATATAGTCGGCGTGCTATTTTTATTGGTGGGATCGACTGCCTTATACATCTTTTTGGGAAGAAAGTTGCGCTCTGCCGGACAAGATGCGATTCTCAGACAACGTGCAACAGAAAGAATAGCCGCTACCCCAGCACTAGAAACTCCAGAAAATACAGTGAATGCGGAATTAAAGCTGGAAGAACCGCGAATTCCGGAAGAGGAATTGAACGCAATTAAAGGTATTTTCGGTTTAGATACATTTTTTGCCACAGAAGCGATCGCTTATCAACAAGGAGCGATTTTCAAAGGTAATCTACGCGGAGAACCAGAAGAAGTTCACAAACGTCTCACCGCTAGTTTAGAGGAACGTTTGGGTGATAAATATCGCCTGTTTCTCGTGGAAAACCCAGATACTAAACCTGTAATTATCGTCTTACCCAGCAGCAATGACCCACGTCCGTCAACAATATCACAAAAAATCTTTGCTGGTATTTTATTTATAGCAACGATCGCCACTTGTTTAGAAGCTGCCGGTTTACTATTAAGATTCGATTTCTTTGAGAATCCATCCCGCTTTGCTGAAGCTTTACCCATTGCTGCGGGTATTTTGACAATTTTGCTGATTCACGAACTTGGTCATTGGTTACTCGCACGGCATCACCAAATCCGCTTAAGTTTACCATTCTTTCTTCCCGCCGTACAAATTGGCTCATTTGGGGCAATTACTCGGTTTGAATCTTTATTACCCAATCGCAAGGTATTATTCGATATTGCCATAGCAGGTCCAGCCGCAGGTGGAATTGCTTCTCTGGTAACATTGATAATTGGCTTATTGCTTTCTCATCAAGGTAGCTTGTTTCAACTACCAAACGAGTTTTTCCAAGGTTCGATTTTGGTAGGAAGCTTGGCGCGGATAATTCTCGGTTCCGCGTTACAATCGTCTGTGGTGGATATTCATCCTTTAGTGGTGATTGGTTGGTTAGGATTAGTCATCACCGCGATAAACTTAATGCCAGCCGGTGTATTAGATGGTGGACGCATTGTCCAAGCGATTTATGGACGCAAAACCGCAGGAAGAGTCACAGTAGCAACTTTAATTGTTTTAGGAATAGCATCTTTAGCAAATCCGCTTGCAATGTATTGGGCGATCGTGATTTTATTTTTACAGCGGGATTTAGAACGTCCCAGCTTGAACGAAATCAGCGAACCCGACGACGCACGCGCTGCCTTAGGTCTTTTAGCCTTATTCTTAATGATAGCCACCCTTTTACCTTTAACTCCCGCTTTGGCTGGACGTTTGGGAATTGGGTAA
- a CDS encoding glycoside hydrolase family 10 protein, translated as MLSFPVNAQNPSVGTAELRGVWLTNIDSDVLFERSRLNKALQRLDELNFNTLYPTVWNWGWTLYPSKVAQSVIGRSLDPTPGLQRRDMLKEIVDVGHQKGLTVIPWFEFGFMAPADSQLAKRHPQWLTNRVNGTQIVKEGTHDRVWLNPFHPEVQQFIQNLIVEIVRNYNIDGIQFDDHFGLPSELGYDAYTVALYKKEHNGKAPPTDFQNPEWVSWRANKITNYMKRVFTAIKATKKNCIVSIAPNPQRFSYPLFLADWEKWERMGLVEELVLQIYRNDLNVFNSELEYPEVKAARSHIPVSIGILSGLKGRFVPMQQIETQVQTVRARKFAGVSFFFYETLWNLTNEKPLQRQTSFGKLFPTPKAYPNLLLGWKG; from the coding sequence TGTTGTCTTTTCCTGTAAACGCGCAAAATCCGTCTGTGGGAACTGCGGAGTTGCGGGGGGTGTGGTTAACTAATATTGATAGCGATGTGTTGTTTGAGCGATCGCGTCTGAATAAAGCTTTGCAACGCTTAGATGAATTAAACTTTAATACTCTATATCCGACTGTTTGGAATTGGGGCTGGACGTTATATCCTAGTAAAGTAGCTCAAAGTGTAATTGGGCGATCGCTCGATCCCACACCGGGATTGCAACGACGTGATATGCTCAAAGAAATTGTCGATGTCGGACATCAAAAAGGCTTAACAGTCATTCCCTGGTTTGAATTCGGCTTTATGGCACCGGCTGATTCGCAACTAGCTAAACGTCATCCGCAATGGCTGACAAATCGCGTTAACGGTACGCAAATTGTCAAAGAAGGAACTCACGATCGCGTTTGGTTAAATCCCTTTCATCCCGAAGTACAGCAATTTATCCAAAACTTAATCGTCGAAATCGTCAGAAATTACAACATCGACGGCATTCAATTTGATGACCATTTTGGTTTACCATCAGAATTGGGATATGATGCCTATACAGTTGCACTCTACAAAAAAGAGCATAATGGCAAAGCTCCCCCAACAGACTTTCAAAATCCAGAATGGGTAAGTTGGCGAGCGAATAAAATCACCAACTATATGAAGCGGGTATTCACAGCTATTAAAGCAACGAAAAAGAATTGCATCGTTTCCATTGCACCTAATCCGCAACGCTTCTCCTACCCGTTATTTTTAGCAGATTGGGAGAAGTGGGAACGGATGGGATTAGTTGAAGAATTAGTTTTGCAAATATACCGCAATGACTTAAATGTGTTTAACAGCGAATTAGAATATCCAGAAGTCAAAGCAGCACGCAGCCACATTCCTGTAAGTATCGGCATTTTATCAGGTTTGAAAGGTCGATTTGTGCCGATGCAACAAATTGAAACACAAGTGCAGACTGTACGTGCAAGAAAGTTTGCTGGTGTATCCTTCTTCTTTTACGAAACTTTATGGAATCTCACTAATGAAAAACCCCTACAACGTCAAACTAGCTTTGGGAAACTTTTCCCCACACCAAAAGCGTATCCGAACTTGCTTTTAGGTTGGAAAGGTTGA